Proteins co-encoded in one Aphelocoma coerulescens isolate FSJ_1873_10779 chromosome 21, UR_Acoe_1.0, whole genome shotgun sequence genomic window:
- the RNF186 gene encoding E3 ubiquitin-protein ligase RNF186, producing the protein MEKSTDKPNKENGSPAPGVLQAEADSPAPAAGGAAEMSRAGSVTQNTKREKRVGFSEECTEEMERPSGTERDSPAAFKPAVLERHSPNSKPLAVLTNTTSPEMSRLELNHQCSDTATMDMDCMICFNKYSIYRVPKLLDCQHAFCAVCLKLILRKQENTWIITCPLCRKPTFVSGGLIRTLQNKEDILEHLENLDSNPEVHTYAIGLDSNSWTQSSQDIVITEENSPADTSLAVQRLVLLLLLGVILAMLILPFMYSGKVKWVICLLLTLGLVMSMVLCCTPKFHCRCKKDSPTSCDKDIHVVTVA; encoded by the coding sequence ATGGAGAAATCCACTGACAAGCCAAACAAGGAAAACGGATCGCCGGCTCCTGGAGTGCTGCAGGCTGAGGCAGACAGTCCCGCGCCCGCGGCGGGAGGTGCTGCAGAAATGAGCAGAGCAGGATCCGtaacacaaaacacaaaacgTGAGAAGAGAGTGGGATTCTCTGAAGAGTGTACTGAAGAAATGGAGAGACCTTCAGGAACAGAGAGAGACAGTCCTGCTGCCTTTAAGCCAGCAGTTTTGGAAAGACACTCTCCGAACTCAAAGCCACTTGCTGTGCTAACGAACACAACCTCTCCCGAAATGAGCAGGTTGGAACTGAACCACCAGTGCTCAGACACAGCCACCATGGATATGGACTGCATGATCTGCTTCAACAAGTACAGCATCTACAGAGTCCCAAAACTCCTGGACTGCCAGCATGCCTTCTGCGCCGTCTGCCTCAAGCTGATCCTCAGGAAACAGGAGAACACCTGGATAATCACCTGCCCCCTTTGCAGAAAACCCACCTTCGTGTCAGGAGGGCTCATCCGCACACTCCAGAATAAAGAAGACATCCTGGAGCACTTGGAGAACCTTGATTCAAACCCTGAGGTGCACACCTATGCCATAGGGCTGGACAGCAATAGCTGGACTCAGAGCAGCCAAGACATTGTAATCACAGAGGAAAACAGCCCAGCAGacaccagcctggctgtgcagagacttgtgctgctcctgctgctcgggGTGATCCTCGCCATGCTCATCCTCCCTTTTATGTACTCAGGGAAGGTGAAATGGGTAATTTGTCTCCTGCTTACTTTGGGGTTGGTCATGTCTATGGTGCTTTGCTGCACTCCTAAATTCCACTGCAGGTGCAAGAAGGACTCCCCCACCTCCTGTGACAAGGACATCCACGTTGTTACTGTTGCCTGA